One region of Symbiobacterium terraclitae genomic DNA includes:
- a CDS encoding TIGR03960 family B12-binding radical SAM protein: MAEALRDRIERLLPRVSKPARYTGGEWNAVVKDHSKVDLKVAWTFPDAYEVGMSHLGSLIMYHQINRRADACCERAYAPWTDMEAAMRAEGIPLFTLESWTPVSEFDIIAFPLLYELTYTNLLTCLDLAGVPLFAAERTEAHPLVIAGGPCAFNCEPLAPFLDVAVLGDGEEVIHQILDAYKAWRDGGRKDRRELLRRLASITGCYVPGFYAVTYNPDGTIKEYRPTEPGVPAVVDRATVKDLDAIDFPTRPVVPNTQIVFDRAQVEVFRGCTRGCRFCHAGYISRPVRERSPELVQKLAREMVRNTGYSELSLVSLSTADYTDVQSTVGRLSDELQCQGVNVTLPSTRVDAFSVAVADAVSKVRKGSITLAPEGGSARIRRVINKTVSDRDIRDAMRAAFRSGYRAVKLYFILGLPTETDADLEAIAEKGHWALEIAEEELGRQEARKVRVTISVSVFVPKPHTPFQFEPQVTLAEARRRQQYIKRFLKDRRIEYKYHEADVSHIEALLSLGDRRVANAILRAWQMGARFDGWNEHFDYNLWLRACEEAGVDIAFYTYRKKGYGERFAWDHLSPGLSREWLIDDHRRAMAEVEVEDCRWENCDLCGVCMSYNVLPTLKPAGFVGEDELAVTDSAG; encoded by the coding sequence ATGGCCGAGGCCCTGCGCGACCGCATCGAGCGGCTCCTGCCCCGGGTCTCCAAACCCGCCCGCTACACCGGCGGCGAGTGGAACGCCGTGGTGAAGGACCACAGCAAGGTGGACCTGAAGGTCGCCTGGACCTTCCCCGACGCGTACGAGGTGGGCATGTCCCACCTGGGGTCGCTCATCATGTACCACCAGATCAACCGGCGCGCGGACGCCTGCTGCGAGCGGGCGTACGCGCCCTGGACCGACATGGAGGCCGCGATGCGGGCGGAGGGGATTCCGCTCTTCACGCTGGAGAGCTGGACCCCCGTCAGCGAGTTCGACATCATCGCCTTCCCGCTGCTCTACGAGCTGACCTACACCAACCTCCTCACCTGCCTGGACCTGGCCGGGGTGCCGCTGTTCGCGGCGGAGCGCACCGAGGCCCACCCGCTGGTCATCGCCGGCGGCCCCTGCGCCTTCAACTGCGAGCCGCTGGCCCCGTTCCTGGACGTGGCGGTGCTGGGCGACGGTGAGGAGGTCATCCACCAGATCCTCGACGCGTACAAGGCCTGGCGCGACGGCGGGCGGAAGGACCGCCGGGAGCTGCTCAGGCGGCTGGCCTCCATCACCGGCTGCTACGTGCCCGGCTTCTACGCGGTCACCTACAACCCCGACGGCACGATCAAGGAGTACCGCCCCACCGAGCCCGGGGTGCCCGCGGTGGTGGACCGGGCGACGGTGAAGGACCTCGACGCCATCGATTTCCCCACCCGGCCCGTGGTGCCCAACACGCAGATCGTCTTCGACCGGGCCCAGGTGGAGGTCTTCCGAGGCTGCACCCGCGGCTGCCGCTTCTGCCACGCCGGCTACATCTCCCGCCCGGTGCGGGAGCGGTCGCCGGAGCTTGTCCAGAAGCTGGCCCGTGAGATGGTGCGGAACACGGGCTACAGCGAGCTCTCGCTGGTCTCGCTCTCCACGGCGGACTACACCGACGTGCAGAGCACGGTTGGCCGGCTGTCGGACGAGCTGCAGTGCCAGGGCGTGAACGTGACCCTGCCCTCCACCCGGGTGGACGCCTTCTCGGTGGCAGTGGCCGACGCGGTGAGCAAGGTGCGCAAGGGCTCCATCACCCTGGCGCCGGAGGGTGGCTCGGCCCGCATCCGGCGGGTGATCAACAAGACCGTCTCCGACCGGGACATCCGCGACGCCATGCGGGCCGCGTTCCGGAGCGGCTACCGGGCGGTGAAGCTCTACTTCATCCTCGGCCTGCCCACCGAGACCGACGCCGATCTGGAGGCGATCGCCGAGAAGGGGCACTGGGCCCTGGAGATCGCCGAGGAGGAGCTGGGCCGCCAGGAGGCGCGGAAGGTGCGGGTGACCATTTCGGTCTCCGTGTTCGTGCCGAAGCCGCACACGCCGTTCCAGTTCGAACCGCAGGTGACGCTGGCGGAAGCTCGGCGGCGGCAGCAGTATATCAAGCGCTTCCTCAAGGACCGGCGCATCGAGTACAAGTACCACGAGGCCGACGTCAGCCACATCGAGGCCCTGCTCTCGCTGGGCGACCGGCGGGTGGCGAACGCCATCCTGCGGGCCTGGCAGATGGGCGCCCGGTTCGACGGCTGGAACGAGCACTTCGACTACAACCTCTGGCTCAGGGCCTGCGAGGAGGCCGGGGTCGACATCGCGTTCTACACGTACCGGAAGAAGGGCTACGGCGAGCGGTTCGCCTGGGACCACCTGTCGCCAGGGCTGAGCCGGGAGTGGCTGATCGACGACCACCGGCGGGCGATGGCCGAGGTCGAGGTGGAGGACTGCCGCTGGGAGAACTGCGACCTCTGCGGCGTGTGCATGAGCTACAACGTGCTGCCGACGCTGAAGCCGGCGGGCTTTGTGGGAGAGGACGAACTTGCAGTTACGGATTCGGCTGGCTAA
- a CDS encoding site-2 protease family protein, producing the protein MRLGQFGGVRVEVHWLFLLALVAACVSGYYMEVLILVGSLAAHELAHLTVAWLLGVEVDSLLLTPLGGMARLDTALELDPQSEVSVALAGPVQSFLLAGLASFLMGDALFDPSLVRFFFQVNANLAFFNLIPALPLDGGRALRGLLAQRWGYRRTTIWSTRLGLLCGAVMSAAALGVLAASGQLFLTPLAGGLFLILGALAEGEEAVFRSYRQFLHKRQRMARQRLIPGGSLVVVEGTRIGEVLEHLSDRRYHLVLVVDRALLPVGTLHEAEIMDAFQELGPRATVEEVLDR; encoded by the coding sequence GTGAGGCTGGGTCAGTTCGGCGGCGTGCGGGTGGAGGTGCACTGGCTCTTCCTGCTGGCCCTCGTGGCCGCCTGCGTCAGCGGCTACTACATGGAGGTGCTCATCCTGGTGGGCTCGCTGGCCGCACACGAGCTGGCCCATCTGACCGTGGCGTGGCTGCTGGGCGTGGAGGTGGACTCGCTGCTGCTCACGCCCCTGGGCGGGATGGCCAGGCTGGACACGGCGCTGGAGCTCGACCCCCAGTCCGAGGTCTCCGTCGCCCTGGCGGGGCCGGTGCAGTCCTTCCTGCTGGCCGGGCTCGCCAGCTTCCTCATGGGCGATGCGCTCTTCGACCCCTCGCTGGTCCGCTTCTTCTTCCAGGTCAACGCCAACCTGGCCTTTTTCAACCTGATTCCCGCCCTGCCGCTGGACGGCGGGCGGGCCCTGCGGGGGCTTTTGGCCCAGCGGTGGGGATACCGCCGCACGACGATCTGGAGCACCAGGCTGGGCCTGCTCTGCGGCGCCGTCATGTCGGCGGCCGCCCTGGGGGTGCTGGCCGCCTCCGGCCAGCTCTTCCTCACCCCCCTGGCAGGCGGGCTCTTTCTGATCCTCGGGGCGCTCGCGGAGGGGGAGGAGGCCGTGTTCCGGTCGTACCGGCAGTTCCTGCACAAGCGGCAGCGCATGGCCCGGCAGCGGCTGATCCCGGGCGGCAGCCTGGTGGTGGTGGAGGGCACGCGCATCGGCGAGGTGCTGGAGCACCTGTCGGACCGGCGCTACCACCTGGTGCTGGTGGTCGACCGGGCGCTGCTGCCGGTGGGCACCCTGCACGAGGCGGAGATCATGGACGCCTTCCAGGAGTTGGGCCCACGGGCGACGGTGGAGGAAGTGCTGGATCGTTAA
- the speD gene encoding adenosylmethionine decarboxylase has product MAYSTYGRHVTMDLREVAFEKLNDVDFLKRVMYEAATRCGATVVGESFIQFSPQGVTGVLVLSESHLSIHTYPEEGFAAIDCYTCGYTVDPEIACEYMKAMLGGRVAGYRALRRGSGAIEDLNQLQLAAAN; this is encoded by the coding sequence ATGGCCTACTCGACCTATGGCCGCCACGTGACCATGGATCTGCGCGAGGTTGCCTTCGAGAAGCTCAACGACGTTGACTTCCTGAAGCGTGTGATGTACGAGGCAGCAACCCGCTGCGGAGCCACGGTAGTGGGTGAGAGCTTCATCCAGTTCAGCCCTCAGGGCGTTACCGGCGTCCTGGTCCTGTCTGAGTCGCATCTCTCGATCCACACGTATCCCGAAGAGGGCTTTGCTGCGATCGACTGCTACACCTGCGGCTATACCGTAGATCCCGAGATCGCCTGCGAGTACATGAAGGCGATGCTGGGCGGTCGGGTAGCTGGGTATCGGGCCCTCCGCCGTGGTAGCGGAGCAATCGAAGACCTGAATCAGCTGCAGCTGGCAGCCGCCAACTAG
- a CDS encoding DUF1540 domain-containing protein, with translation MASQQIRCTVSSCYYYESNDRCAAEQIMVRSKPGAGGSANMEVGAIGGQAQESNQTLCETFIPHTKGPKPGIRRIGS, from the coding sequence ATGGCCAGCCAGCAGATTCGCTGCACCGTCAGCAGCTGCTACTACTACGAATCCAACGACAGGTGCGCCGCGGAGCAGATCATGGTGCGGAGCAAGCCCGGCGCGGGAGGCAGCGCCAACATGGAGGTCGGCGCCATCGGCGGGCAGGCTCAGGAATCCAACCAGACGCTCTGCGAGACCTTCATCCCCCATACCAAGGGGCCGAAGCCGGGAATCAGGCGAATCGGGAGTTAA
- a CDS encoding small, acid-soluble spore protein, alpha/beta type, giving the protein MARRRSLLSDATKMHLARLQGAGDRVQPGDYGMLTSREAGNMVKYAIQAAEQALAGQSPNRP; this is encoded by the coding sequence ATGGCCCGAAGACGTTCGCTGCTGTCCGACGCAACGAAGATGCATCTGGCCCGTCTTCAGGGCGCCGGCGACAGGGTTCAGCCAGGCGACTACGGCATGTTGACCTCCCGGGAGGCCGGCAACATGGTGAAGTACGCCATCCAGGCAGCGGAGCAGGCCCTGGCCGGTCAGTCCCCGAATCGCCCGTAG